The following is a genomic window from Neodiprion pinetum isolate iyNeoPine1 chromosome 3, iyNeoPine1.2, whole genome shotgun sequence.
CCCCTATGGATATATCCACGCCCGATCACGacgaaagacaaaaaaaataaaaaattccaaatcaTAAGTACTGGCATGTTACGTGAATTGGGAGCTTTTACATATCAACGATGACAATTTTTGATATTCAACCCttgatgaaaaacgaaaaaaagacaCCCTTGAAATTCATCGCAGCGAATTCTTTCTTACGACAAAATTTCCAGCGATTTCAGAACTAACAGGATATgctgtaacgctaaattctgttaccctcggatgaggacttaccgttgacactttggcgcgattctctacttatccgcaatatcaaactataataaaataattacgttgggcgccagacgcgttagcgtcaattttcaaacaataatgtAAATCAATAAAGTTaacacaaaaccgtacaaaagagataaatagagaacccgttgtatggctggctaggcacaggtacgatcgcgtacaGTACCCGTCAAACTTCTTGGCCATCGCGCGAGGTGGTGGGGGAAAGTTTGCGCATCGTACACTTACGTCCAAAAATAATATGTCAatgaaaaacacaatttttcatgattGCGTTAGCTAATATAATAACGTTTACAGTAATTGGTATTAGTAAAGTGAGGAGAGTAttgtaatgataaaaaaatgggtAAGAACagaacataatatttattaaaaacttaTAGTACTGTAAGGACTCCAACCCCCTCCTAATCAAATTACTGCTAATCATCGTCATCAACTGGGAGGATAGATATGCCTTCCATTATGTCGAAACCAGCCGAAGCCGAGCTGGTGCCAGGGGTTGGTTTAGTTgtttcatcatcatcatcaatttcatcatcatcatcgtcgctGTCACTTTCACTGTCGTCATCAGCGAAAATAATAAACTGTTCAGTGACCACGTCCACCACATGATCACTTTTAATATACTCatcttcaatttctttcacttttttacaGAGTTTTGCCCATTCGCTAGGACCCATTGCAGCAACTTTCTCGTTCACCAGCTCTTTCaccttttcaaaattccacgTCACATTTTTACTGCTGACATATCCTTTTATATTTGCCCATGCCATCTCAATAGGATTCAGATCAGGATGATATGGCGGCAAACGGAGAACGGAATGGTTATTTTCAGCCAGAATGTTGTCCACGCTGAATTTTTTGTGCAGgtctttatttaattttattaaattatataactCCGGTTTTAACatattttcgcgatattgaaTGTCTCTATCTCGGAGCCACTTCTGCATATCTGATTTTTTCGTATTGGATGTGGGGGCCAACTCACTCTGTTTATTGTGATACGAGGCGTTATCGACGATCACAACCGAATTCGGTGGCAGATTTGGCATAAGTTGGGAACGCAGccattt
Proteins encoded in this region:
- the LOC124213606 gene encoding uncharacterized protein, whose amino-acid sequence is MVYEVYCFFKKDAKSDKEALERTSEATKTSVRTVRRIVDEVKKSGLLAVFRTPGKKRSGKKKVTDIDSFDQTLGFRWKKTENNRKLLIEKTNIRFLRIEFLQKIKKFREEGRPIIYTDESYVDSSHASTKAWTDGSTQGLKKPISKGQRLVIVHAGSENGFVPNALLLFKAGTKSGDYHDNMNYENYEKWLRSQLMPNLPPNSVVIVDNASYHNKQSELAPTSNTKKSDMQKWLRDRDIQYRENMLKPELYNLIKLNKDLHKKFSVDNILAENNHSVLRLPPYHPDLNPIEMAWANIKGYVSSKNVTWNFEKVKELVNEKVAAMGPSEWAKLCKKVKEIEDEYIKSDHVVDVVTEQFIIFADDDSESDSDDDDDEIDDDDETTKPTPGTSSASAGFDIMEGISILPVDDDD